In Halorubrum sp. PV6, a single window of DNA contains:
- a CDS encoding peptidylprolyl isomerase: MSITTGDSVTLEYTGRLDDGTVFDTSRRSVAEETGLAEAQPDREYAPLTVEVGDEQVIQGMEEGLIGLAAGEEETLEIPPEKAYGEPSDDQIQAFDTAELEEMLGGQTPEEGAYLEAQNGSQGEVVHVDEDVVRVDFNPRLAGETLTFDVEILEVN; encoded by the coding sequence ATGTCGATAACCACAGGCGACTCTGTGACCCTCGAGTACACAGGGCGCCTCGACGATGGCACCGTGTTCGATACGTCCCGACGCTCCGTCGCGGAGGAGACGGGTCTCGCCGAAGCCCAACCCGACCGCGAGTACGCACCGCTGACGGTCGAGGTTGGTGACGAGCAGGTCATCCAGGGGATGGAGGAGGGGCTGATCGGCTTGGCGGCCGGCGAGGAAGAGACGCTGGAGATCCCGCCCGAGAAGGCCTACGGCGAGCCCAGCGACGACCAGATTCAGGCGTTCGACACCGCGGAACTCGAAGAGATGCTCGGCGGCCAGACGCCCGAGGAGGGCGCTTATCTAGAGGCGCAAAACGGGAGCCAGGGCGAAGTCGTCCACGTCGACGAGGATGTCGTCCGCGTCGATTTTAACCCCCGCCTCGCCGGCGAGACGCTGACGTTCGACGTCGAAATCCTCGAAGTCAACTGA